In Miscanthus floridulus cultivar M001 chromosome 5, ASM1932011v1, whole genome shotgun sequence, one genomic interval encodes:
- the LOC136455100 gene encoding dolichyl-diphosphooligosaccharide--protein glycosyltransferase subunit STT3A-like — protein sequence MVSREKPSKKNRKKDRDSEGSSPVDHRTEEKLLVLPCGPSAVGIMLLIILSGFYVVHCVWAAAEAYSAPSIVLTSRSHDGFHVFDDFREAYGWLRHNTDVDDKVASWWDYGYQTTAMANRTVIVDNNTWNNTHIATVGTAMASPEKAAWEIFNSLDVKYVLVIFGGCYSGMNSATKWS from the exons ATGGTTTCGAGGGAAAAACCATCCAAGAAAAATCGGAAGAAAGACAGAGACTCAGAGGGAAGTTCACCTGTTGATCATAGAACTGAAGAAAAGCTTTTAGTACTGCCTTGTGGGCCATCTGCTGTGGGCATAATGCTGCTGATCATACTTTCTGGTTTTTACGTG GTCCATTGTGTGTGGGCTGCTGCAGAAGCATATTCAGCACCTTCAATTGTGCTAACATCTCGTTCACATGATGGGTTTCATGTTTTTGATGATTTCCGTGAAGCTTATGGATGGCTGCGCCATAACACAGATGTAGATGATAAG GTTGCATCTTGGTGGGACTATGGTTATCAGACAACTGCAATGGCAAACAGAACTGTTATTGTGGACAATAATACATGGAATAACACACACATAGCAACAGTTGGGACTGCAATGGCATCCCCAGAAAAAGCAGCATGGGAGATCTTCAATTCCTTAGATGTCAAATATGTGCTCGTTATCTTTGGAGGTTGCTACAGTGGCATGAACAGTGCAACAAAGTGGAGCTGA